The following are encoded together in the Flavihumibacter fluvii genome:
- a CDS encoding MerR family transcriptional regulator: protein MKPYQQISFNFGFEEPPAPEVSVILDQEIQRAQEPPALKESIPEMEASREPEKRPVVERGPLKVPVTDETTILTIRKKPGRKEKEKIWKSATPGKRGRKSLKDIASEADLIEIPEDEQLYTKQYYSIGDVANMLRMNPSLIRTWSNEFDGMLQPRKNRKGDRFFRPDDVKFLHLIYHLIRVRKFTLEGAKEHLKLQKKKTEKQFAVIQALQHFKLFLLELKTNL, encoded by the coding sequence ATGAAACCTTACCAACAGATCAGTTTTAATTTTGGCTTTGAAGAGCCACCTGCTCCAGAAGTCTCAGTGATCCTGGACCAGGAAATTCAGCGCGCGCAGGAGCCTCCTGCATTGAAGGAATCTATTCCTGAAATGGAAGCGTCGCGTGAGCCGGAGAAACGGCCTGTTGTTGAAAGAGGCCCGTTAAAAGTTCCTGTAACAGATGAAACAACCATACTTACCATCCGAAAAAAACCAGGAAGAAAAGAAAAGGAAAAAATCTGGAAATCGGCCACACCTGGCAAAAGGGGCCGAAAATCATTGAAAGACATTGCCTCCGAAGCAGACCTTATTGAAATTCCAGAGGACGAACAATTGTATACCAAACAATATTACAGTATTGGTGATGTTGCCAATATGTTGAGGATGAATCCATCACTGATCCGCACCTGGAGCAATGAGTTTGACGGTATGCTGCAGCCCCGGAAAAACAGGAAAGGCGATCGGTTTTTTCGCCCGGATGATGTAAAATTCCTGCACCTGATATACCATTTGATAAGGGTGAGAAAATTCACACTGGAAGGTGCGAAAGAACACCTGAAACTGCAGAAGAAAAAAACAGAAAAACAATTTGCCGTGATACAGGCGCTCCAGCACTTCAAATTATTCTTATTGGAATTGAAGACAAATCTGTGA